In the Wyeomyia smithii strain HCP4-BCI-WySm-NY-G18 chromosome 2, ASM2978416v1, whole genome shotgun sequence genome, one interval contains:
- the LOC129723605 gene encoding zinc finger protein 260-like translates to MVSLTEPLDFMEICRSCMTKKQRMRPLFGSSIDSMLMAVANVKITENDGFPAQMCVQCVLQVSRSFAFKQQCEKTDSALREYRARVAATNTNLHADLPAEVNSESVDVNEKQHQLALIELDADQSGLEYQIKGSETSGCVFILSAIEDSDVSRRNTDSTEIILSTVDSLHVPIAQKEEVQEMSIGEEIKFIASLNLNSNVLDCNEISLAEEIIEHDHYATETSSPNVCFIKADHAEELPRTVGKASQQKRNPAEEAPPPPYDTALSSRFECAVCHKKFADSGKLRRHSRTHLIDKPHVCKVCGMSFAESSNLTKHHRRHTGELRNVVGKPNLCSVCGKRFKWATSLSKHMKHHTKRKLFICPYQGCSKYYVEQRSLDIHVFSHDGRKPFSCGFCNKGFTQKCNLQKHERVHTGEKPFKCNVCHKSFAQSGYLVIHQRIHSREKPYSCRECGKQFAASNALTVHLRSHSGERPYGCDVCSKRFSRQETLTIHKTRKHLNDRPFACTLCSAKFESTDSLTAHLKADHGDRYYHMCASCGKVFASLHSLKNHQKAHHKEGEVDEGQPQPLIQFVVDQDLVG, encoded by the exons ATGGTAAGCCTTACAGAGCCACTAGATTTCATGGAAATCTGCCGAAGCTGCATGACGAAAAAGCAAAGGATGCGTCCCCTGTTCGGTTCGAGTATAGATTCTATGCTAATGGCTGTTGCCAACGTGAAG ATTACAGAAAACGACGGCTTTCCTGCGCAAATGTGTGTTCAGTGTGTGCTGCAAGTCAGCAGATCTTTTGCCTTCAAGCAGCAATGTGAAAAGACGGATTCCGCTTTAAGGGAATACCGGGCGCGTGTTGCAGCGACAAACACCAATTTGCATGCCGATCTTCCTGCAGAAGTTAATAGTGAAAGTGTTGATGTAAACGAAAAGCAGCATCAGCTTGCATTAATAGAGCTAGATGCAGATCAGTCGGGCCTAGAATATCAAATCAAAGGGAGCGAAACTAGTGgttgtgtttttattttgagtgCTATTGAGGACTCAGATGTAAGCAGAAGAAATACCGATTCTACAGAAATAATTCTTTCTACGGTTGATTCTCTCCATGTACCCATTGCTCAAAAGGAGGAAGTACAAGAAATGAGCATTGGAGAAGAGATTAAGTTTATAGCTTCACTTAACTTGAACTCAAATGTTcttgattgcaatgaaatttcttTGGCAGAGGAAATCATCGAACATGATCACTACG CAACTGAAACGAGTAGTCCAAATGTTTGCTTTATCAAAGCTGACCATGCTGAAGAATTACCCAGAACAGTTG GAAAGGCTAGTCAACAGAAGCGAAATCCTGCCGAAGAAGCCCCACCTCCTCCTTATGATACAGCACTTTCTAGCCGTTTTGAATGTGCAGTTTGTCACAAGAAATTTGCAGACTCCGGCAAACTTCGG CGTCACTCGCGTACTCACTTGATCGATAAACCACACGTGTGCAAGGTATGCGGAATGTCTTTTGCAGAAAGTTCTAATCTGACAAAGCATCACCGTAGACACACGGGCGAGCTACGGAATGTCGTCGGTAAGCCAAATCTCTGCTCGGTGTGCGGCAAACGCTTCAAGTGGGCTACCTCGCTGTCGAAGCACATGAAGCATCACACCAAGCGGAAGCTGTTTATCTGTCCGTATCAGGGATGCAGTAAATATTACGTAGAGCAGCGGTCGCTCGACATTCATGTGTTTTCTCATGATGGCCGGAAGCCGTTCAGTTGCGGCTTTTGCAATAAGGGATTCACGCAAAAGTGCAATCTACAGAAACACGAACGGGTACATACGG gaGAGAAACCTTTCAAATGCAATGTTTGTCACAAAAGTTTTGCACAGAGCGGATATCTGGTGATTCATCAGCGGATACATAGTCGTGAGAAACCCTACAGTTGCCGAGAGTGTG GAAAACAATTTGCTGCTTCAAACGCACTGACAGTTCATCTCCGGTCGCATAGCGGCGAACGTCCTTATGGGTGTGATGTATGTAGTAAGCGATTCTCACGCCAGGAAACGTTAACGATtcacaaaactagaaaacatcTCAATGATCGACCTTTTGCATGTACGTTGTGCTCGGCCAAGTTCGAATCTACTGATAGCCTAACGGCACATCTAAAAGCTGATCACGGTGACCGCTATTATCATATGTGTGCCAGTTGTGGTAAAGTATTTGCATCGTTGCATAGTTTAAAG AACCATCAGAAAGCTCACCACAAAGAAGGTGAAGTTGACGAAGGACAACCACAACCACTGATCCAGTTTGTAGTCGATCAGGATTTGGTTGGGTAA
- the LOC129723603 gene encoding heat shock protein 75 kDa, mitochondrial, which yields MSAFRALQFQKLSKFAFAKQIITTGGYRFVNRAANSYNVFRAPAVQSLRCLSTQPAEEKSSYHSIIRDSEKPVGTSDQHEFQAETRMLLDIVARSLYSDKEVFVRELISNASDALEKFRYTIHTAGEGEKDFSDADRALEIHIGTNKQDRLLTIQDTGIGMTKDELISNLGTIARSGSKHFIEQLKEKGTSAENAQNIIGQFGVGFYSAFMVADRVDVYTKSSKKDSPGYKWTSDGSGKFEIQEAENVQSGTKVVIHLKADCREFADEDRIREVIRKYSNFVGSSIFLNGKQANQIQPIWLMEPKDVSQEQHNEFYRFVGNTFDIPRFTLHYKTDVPLSIRALLYFPEGKPGLFEMSRDSDIGVALYTRKVLIQSKTENLLPKWLRFVKGVVDSEDIPLNLSRELLQNSALIRKLRTVLTNRVLRFLHDRAVKEPENYDKFYKDYGLFLKEGIVTSTEPQEKEEIAKLLRFETSKEVDKKVSLPEYCNQQQEGQKDIYYLAAPNRTLAEASPYYESLKKKGIEVLFCYEAYDELVLMQLGQFLGKNLVSVEKEMRRSEKSDESTEQMIEGSLLKSQVDELIPWIKQKLAGKVASVKTTNKLDSHPCVVTVEEMAAARHFVKTQSHNMSEEHRYALLQPQLELNAKHPIVKKLHKLMSSDPELAELLTKQLFSNAMVGAGLVEDPRMLLTSMNELLEKVLDKH from the exons ATGAGTGCGTTTCGAGCTCTGCAGtttcaaaaactttcaaaatttgctTTTGCGAAGCAAATAATCACTACTGGCGGGTACAGATTTGTGAATCGTGCAGCAAATAGCTACAATGTTTTCAGAG CTCCAGCAGTTCAATCGCTCCGCTGTCTCAGTACCCAACCGGCTGAGGAGAAAAGCAGCTATCATTCCATAATTCGGGATTCAGAGAAGCCGGTCGGAACAAGTGACCAGCATGAATTTCAAGCGGAAACAAGGATGCTGCTTGACATTGTAGCAAGATCGCTTTATTCCGATAAGGAAGTATTCGTTCGAGAACTGATTTCCAATGCTAGTGATGCGCTCGAGAAATTTCGCTACACGATTCATACTGCTGGCGAaggagagaaagatttctctgaTGCAGATAGAGCCCTGGAGATTCACATAGGCACTAATAAGCAAGATCGTTTACTAACCATCCAGGACACGGGAATCGGCATGACTAAAGATGAACTAATATCCAACTTGGGTACCATTGCACGCTCGGGATCGAAACATTTTATTGAACAGCTGAAAGAGAAAGGGACAAGCGCTGAAAACGCGCAAAACATAATCGGACAGTTTGGTGTAGGATTCTACTCCGCATTCATGGTCGCTGATCGTGTAGATGTCTATACCAAATCGTCAAAGAAAGACTCTCCGGGTTACAAATGGACATCGGATGGGTCAGGTAAATTTGAAATTCAGGAAGCGGAAAATGTGCAATCAGGAACAAAGGTTGTTATTCATCTGAAGGCTGACTGCCGTGAATTTGCCGATGAAGATCGCATTCGGGAAGTCATTCGAAAGTACAGTAATTTTGTGGGTAGCTCAATTTTTCTCAACGGTAAGCAAGCAAACCAAATTCAACCTATTTGGCTGATGGAACCAAAAGATGTTTCCCAAGAGCAGCACAACGAGTTCTATCGCTTTGTTGGTAACACCTTCGACATACCAAGATTCACCCTGCACTATAAAACTGATGTTCCACTGAGCATTCGCGCACTGCTGTACTTCCCCGAAGGCAAACCTGGTCTATTCGAAATGTCGCGAGATTCCGATATAGGCGTTGCATTGTACACCAGAAAAGTCTTAATTCAGTCCAAAACCGAAAACCTTCTCCCGAAATGGCTCCGCTTTGTAAAAGGAGTTGTCGACTCAGAAGATATTCCACTAAACTTGAGTCGCGAGTTGCTGCAGAATAGTGCACTGATTCGTAAACTTCGAACAGTTCTAACCAACCGCGTTCTTAGGTTTTTGCATGATCGTGCCGTTAAAGAACCTGAAAATTATGACAAATTCTACAAGGACTATGGTCTGTTCCTCAAGGAAGGAATCGTTACTAGTACGGAGCCACAGGAAAAGGAGGAAATCGCTAAACTTCTCCGATTCGAAACCAGTAAAGAGGTCGACAAGAAGGTTAGTCTGCCGGAGTATTGTAACCAGCAGCAAGAAGGCCAAAAAGACATATACTATCTAGCAGCTCCGAACCGGACCCTCGCAGAGGCCTCACCCTATTATGAGTCGCTTAAAAAGAAGGGCATAGAAGTTTTATTCTGCTATGAGGCGTACGATGAACTGGTCCTGATGCAATTAGGACAATTTTTGGGTAAAAATCTGGTTTCGGTAGAAAAAGAGATGCGGCGGTCGGAGAAATCTGACGAATCCACCGAGCAGATGATTGAGGGTTCGCTACTAAAATCACAAGTAGATGAGTTGATCCCTTGGATCAAACAAAAGTTGGCTGGTAAGGTGGCCAGTGTTAAAACAACTAACAAATTAGATTCCCATCCGTGCGTTGTAACTGTGGAGGAAATGGCCGCGGCGCGGCATTTTGTTAAAACTCAAAGCCATAACATGAGCGAGGAACATCGGTACGCGTTATTGCAGCCACAGCTAGAGCTTAATGCCAA GCATCCGATCGTCAAAAAGCTGCACAAGTTGATGTCGTCCGATCCGGAGTTGGCCGAACTGCTTACCAAACAGTTGTTTTCCAATGCAATGGTGGGAGCTGGATTGGTAGAAGATCCTCGAATGTTACTTACCAGTATGAACGAGCTGCTAGAGAAAGTACTAGATAAACATTAG